The Sulfolobus acidocaldarius DSM 639 genome has a window encoding:
- a CDS encoding metal-dependent hydrolase, protein MNLNSHILLALALGLALFHRVDLAVLVGIGAAIPDLDREYTLLKRDIFRRMQLHRALFHNIFFIIALFLFNKYIGIGALTHVIFDAFTSPSDRGVELFFPLTRLIKEYKLNYEGKESGRGRRPAWYLEDPTRLVERTADKDLREPKKEPWRRIYGPFKNSMLVDWAVFYASGIYIILNEQLTIGFLNWLIQFLYVVFVKYIIISIGIVMFYAAGEVWRRRNVGRRPIIVTMAIGFILILYQGSQLFSPLSIGSLEAVYLVIPSLAVGIILAYLHVKMRKKEVVL, encoded by the coding sequence GACTGGCTCTCTTTCACAGAGTGGACTTAGCTGTATTAGTTGGAATAGGAGCAGCGATACCTGATTTGGATAGAGAGTATACTCTCTTAAAGAGAGACATATTTAGGAGAATGCAATTACACAGAGCATTATTTCATAACATATTTTTCATCATTGCACTTTTTCTATTCAACAAATATATTGGAATAGGAGCTTTAACCCATGTCATTTTTGACGCTTTTACAAGTCCCTCCGATAGGGGCGTAGAGTTATTTTTCCCCTTGACTAGATTGATAAAGGAATACAAATTAAATTACGAGGGGAAGGAGTCAGGGAGAGGTAGGAGACCAGCATGGTACTTAGAGGATCCAACTAGATTGGTTGAACGTACTGCTGACAAGGATTTAAGAGAGCCTAAGAAGGAACCATGGAGAAGAATATATGGACCATTTAAAAACTCAATGTTAGTGGATTGGGCAGTCTTCTACGCTTCTGGAATATACATTATATTGAATGAACAATTGACAATCGGATTTCTGAATTGGTTGATCCAATTTCTGTATGTAGTCTTCGTAAAATACATTATAATTTCTATAGGAATAGTCATGTTTTATGCGGCTGGAGAGGTTTGGAGGAGAAGGAATGTTGGTAGAAGACCGATAATTGTGACTATGGCTATAGGATTCATATTAATCCTGTATCAGGGGAGTCAACTGTTCTCTCCATTGTCAATAGGTTCACTTGAGGCTGTTTACCTAGTAATTCCGTCATTGGCAGTTGGAATTATTTTAGCCTACCTACACGTTAAGATGAGGAAGAAGGAAGTTGTCTTATGA
- a CDS encoding pyridoxal phosphate-dependent decarboxylase family protein yields MKAFPDKPLSKQDIYEIAKTYSRNDNEPLSGRMWGHIYSLGLPEDVIEVSMTLYNQFINKTMLDFTVYPSVLRFENDIIAMASSLLGGNEETVGNFTFGGTESIMVATKSARDYFLKRHSSVIPEILLPVTAHPAFNKASDYLGMKVTPVKIDPERTTVDLEDLKSKLKENTAMIVASAPNYPFGTIDDVKALSEIAQDKKLWLHVDSCIGGFLLPFLRDLGEPIPPFDLSLEGVTSISADLHKYGYAPRGASVVLFRNSSYREGSIFVMSRWPGYPIVNTSVLSTRSAGPLAAAWGIIHGLGKDGYRKLANRILNTRIKLTNELPKMGYRILGKPLGGIVSFTSEEFNLAELPTLMKGWFIQYQPGSRILGFPKSIHLTIAPGHDKVVDEFLRDLERATIELRGKRLTLPPLQDFNDLQSIARALGIEEGKLPSNPTLINELMHEMPPELVENVLKLVINEYVFRPSRS; encoded by the coding sequence ATGAAAGCTTTTCCTGATAAACCATTAAGTAAACAAGATATTTATGAAATAGCTAAAACCTACTCTCGTAATGACAATGAACCATTAAGTGGAAGAATGTGGGGTCATATTTATTCACTGGGATTACCAGAGGACGTAATAGAGGTTTCAATGACCTTATATAACCAGTTTATAAACAAGACAATGTTGGACTTCACCGTATATCCTAGCGTACTTAGGTTCGAGAACGATATAATCGCAATGGCTTCTTCTTTACTTGGAGGTAATGAAGAGACAGTTGGTAACTTCACGTTTGGTGGTACCGAAAGTATAATGGTAGCCACAAAGTCAGCTAGGGATTATTTTTTAAAGAGACACAGCAGTGTCATTCCTGAAATTTTATTACCGGTCACTGCCCATCCCGCATTCAATAAGGCTTCTGACTATTTAGGTATGAAAGTCACTCCCGTAAAAATAGACCCTGAGAGGACTACTGTCGACCTTGAGGACTTAAAGAGCAAGCTAAAAGAAAACACAGCAATGATAGTAGCTTCAGCCCCTAACTATCCGTTCGGAACCATAGATGACGTTAAAGCTCTATCTGAGATTGCGCAAGATAAGAAGTTATGGCTACATGTAGATTCTTGTATTGGAGGATTTTTGTTACCTTTTTTACGTGACCTAGGAGAACCAATACCCCCTTTTGATTTGTCTTTAGAAGGAGTTACCTCCATATCTGCTGATTTACATAAGTACGGCTATGCCCCCAGAGGAGCCTCAGTAGTTTTATTTAGAAACTCTTCGTATAGGGAGGGAAGCATATTTGTGATGTCTAGATGGCCTGGCTATCCGATTGTAAATACTTCTGTGCTCTCCACAAGGTCTGCAGGACCTCTGGCTGCTGCATGGGGAATAATTCATGGGCTGGGAAAAGATGGTTACCGAAAGCTAGCAAATAGAATACTAAACACGCGAATCAAATTAACCAATGAACTGCCGAAAATGGGTTATAGAATATTAGGCAAACCATTGGGAGGTATAGTTAGTTTCACATCTGAGGAGTTTAATTTAGCTGAATTACCGACACTAATGAAGGGTTGGTTTATACAATATCAGCCGGGTTCAAGAATACTAGGATTTCCCAAGAGTATTCACCTGACTATTGCACCTGGACACGATAAAGTGGTAGACGAATTCTTAAGAGACTTAGAACGGGCTACCATTGAGCTTAGGGGTAAAAGATTGACCTTGCCGCCTCTACAAGATTTTAATGACCTTCAAAGCATAGCTAGAGCGTTGGGGATTGAGGAGGGGAAGCTCCCATCGAATCCTACTTTAATTAATGAATTGATGCATGAGATGCCACCTGAGCTAGTAGAAAATGTTCTAAAATTAGTGATAAATGAATACGTTTTCAGACCATCAAGGTCTTGA
- a CDS encoding xylulokinase, translated as MSEDKYVIAFDVGTTSTKCGIISLKDFEVRKLVSTKSIVNYPKKGWAEQDANKLWETIVDLGRTALEDFKFTISGLVFDAHMAGVIPVDASGEPLRNAIIWLDERASGLPEDLWKGVIKLQGYSILKLLKFLRITGGAPSKTGKDVISKIIWIAQNERDIFSKTYKLLDIKGFLISKASGVFVTSHDEASLSWLADTRTARAIWSDEILRDYKIDRNLLPEIKKSTDIAGYVKGEVAKLFGEIPVFVGAGDLTASAVGSGAVKEGEPHIYIGTSDWVASHISKRKVDVFHYVGSILSAIPGKYLYVAEQEVAGGAIEWVMRLLGMERNYEEVEKLVKSIDKTSLLFLPWLYGERSPIDDPTVRGGILNISLESSKAEILRAVMEGVALNIKWVFPLVAKDVKEVNIVGGGALFDSWCQIVADSIGLPVKRVKRPELTGLRGLGAIASVGLGVYNSFEEACSKFEIDKVFMPDSNNSLRLNKKFREFINVYKRLKKTYRSLNSRP; from the coding sequence ATGAGCGAAGATAAGTACGTTATAGCCTTCGATGTAGGAACTACATCAACAAAATGTGGAATAATCTCGCTTAAAGACTTTGAAGTAAGAAAATTGGTTTCGACTAAATCAATAGTAAACTATCCCAAAAAGGGCTGGGCGGAACAAGATGCTAACAAACTGTGGGAAACAATAGTGGATTTAGGTAGAACTGCTCTAGAGGACTTCAAATTTACCATAAGTGGGTTAGTTTTCGATGCCCATATGGCCGGAGTTATTCCTGTTGATGCAAGTGGAGAACCACTGAGAAATGCCATAATTTGGTTGGATGAGAGGGCATCAGGACTGCCTGAAGATTTGTGGAAAGGTGTAATTAAGCTTCAAGGATACTCTATACTTAAGCTGTTAAAATTCCTCAGGATTACAGGTGGTGCACCCAGTAAGACAGGAAAGGATGTTATATCAAAGATTATCTGGATAGCTCAAAACGAAAGGGACATCTTCTCAAAGACATATAAGCTATTAGACATTAAGGGCTTTCTAATTAGTAAAGCTTCTGGCGTTTTCGTCACAAGTCATGATGAGGCAAGTCTCTCCTGGTTGGCTGATACCAGAACTGCAAGGGCTATATGGTCAGATGAGATTTTAAGGGACTACAAAATAGACAGAAACCTATTACCTGAGATCAAGAAATCTACAGATATTGCAGGATATGTAAAAGGGGAAGTAGCTAAGTTATTCGGGGAAATACCAGTATTTGTGGGAGCAGGAGACCTTACCGCATCAGCTGTTGGTTCTGGAGCCGTAAAGGAAGGAGAACCACATATATACATCGGCACCAGCGACTGGGTGGCATCACATATTTCTAAAAGAAAAGTCGATGTATTCCACTACGTGGGTAGTATATTGAGTGCTATACCGGGAAAATATCTATATGTAGCAGAACAGGAAGTTGCAGGTGGGGCAATTGAATGGGTAATGAGACTTTTAGGGATGGAAAGGAACTATGAGGAGGTTGAGAAGTTAGTAAAAAGTATTGATAAAACGAGTCTTCTATTCCTACCGTGGCTTTATGGCGAGAGATCTCCCATCGACGACCCTACAGTAAGGGGTGGAATCCTGAATATCTCTTTAGAGTCAAGTAAAGCAGAAATATTGAGGGCAGTTATGGAGGGTGTAGCATTAAACATAAAGTGGGTGTTTCCCCTTGTAGCTAAAGACGTTAAAGAGGTGAATATTGTTGGCGGTGGAGCACTTTTTGATTCGTGGTGTCAGATAGTAGCCGATTCCATAGGGCTACCGGTAAAAAGAGTTAAGAGACCTGAACTGACGGGGTTAAGGGGATTAGGGGCAATAGCTTCAGTAGGACTAGGTGTTTATAATAGTTTTGAAGAAGCTTGCTCAAAGTTTGAAATCGATAAAGTGTTCATGCCTGACTCAAACAACTCCCTGAGGCTTAACAAAAAATTCAGAGAGTTTATAAATGTTTACAAAAGGCTCAAAAAAACCTATAGATCGCTTAACTCAAGACCTTGA
- a CDS encoding MFS transporter encodes MNYKWAVLSSYMFVAAISQLLWLNFASITTPIMTDLYNVPAEDIGLLSAIWPLIFIPLSIPAGIITDKKGFKYAVSLGALIMAVFSVARIFSGENFTLLLIFQSLAGVGQPFVYTSISKMVIEWFEDKERGLATGLAVIGQFLGLMSALIFTPMLVPDTNFSEFQTMLIVYSAISVLSLIIFTVVAKEKKVSSTESNMISFGVVKGVLKSTDFIILNVLFFIGIGFFTGILTWIESILEPRGISVTDSGVIAGLILIGGIFGSIVIPFLSDKLQRKKMFFLLDFGISAIMLYFITVSNDFIILSVSTFLLGFFLVSALPIGLDYSAQLVEPNMTGTIQSILWLIAQGGAVLLIPVMGSLENPVLYPNNPFLPSMILVIILDVVSLVLSLFLREGRAKNERR; translated from the coding sequence ATGAATTACAAGTGGGCGGTATTAAGCTCATATATGTTCGTTGCAGCCATATCACAACTACTTTGGTTAAACTTCGCATCAATCACCACACCAATAATGACCGACTTGTATAATGTTCCTGCAGAAGACATAGGCTTACTATCTGCAATTTGGCCTCTAATTTTCATTCCCCTTTCTATACCTGCTGGAATAATAACCGATAAAAAAGGCTTCAAATATGCCGTTTCCCTTGGAGCACTAATTATGGCTGTGTTTTCAGTGGCGAGAATATTCTCAGGAGAAAACTTTACACTCTTATTAATTTTTCAGTCACTTGCAGGAGTAGGTCAACCTTTCGTTTATACTTCCATCTCAAAAATGGTTATTGAGTGGTTTGAGGATAAAGAGAGAGGTTTAGCCACGGGTTTAGCTGTTATAGGGCAATTTCTGGGTTTAATGTCAGCTCTAATTTTCACTCCGATGCTGGTTCCAGATACCAATTTTTCTGAATTTCAGACAATGCTTATAGTTTACTCAGCCATATCTGTCTTAAGTCTTATCATATTCACGGTTGTAGCAAAGGAAAAGAAAGTGAGTTCCACAGAATCCAACATGATTTCATTTGGTGTGGTAAAAGGAGTCTTAAAATCTACGGACTTCATAATTCTTAATGTGCTTTTCTTCATAGGGATAGGCTTTTTCACAGGTATTCTGACCTGGATCGAGAGTATACTAGAACCAAGAGGGATAAGCGTAACCGACAGTGGAGTTATAGCTGGACTGATACTTATTGGTGGAATATTCGGTTCAATAGTCATTCCATTTTTATCAGATAAACTACAGAGAAAAAAGATGTTCTTCCTTTTAGACTTTGGTATCTCAGCTATAATGCTATACTTCATAACAGTTTCGAATGATTTCATCATATTGAGTGTTTCCACTTTCCTCCTGGGATTTTTCCTAGTATCAGCATTGCCTATCGGTCTAGATTACTCTGCACAACTAGTAGAGCCAAACATGACTGGAACAATTCAAAGTATTCTATGGTTAATAGCGCAAGGAGGGGCAGTCTTACTTATACCCGTTATGGGGTCATTAGAAAATCCTGTATTATATCCAAATAATCCTTTCCTTCCATCAATGATCTTAGTCATTATATTAGATGTAGTTTCACTTGTGCTAAGTTTATTCCTAAGAGAGGGGAGGGCAAAAAATGAGCGAAGATAA